The Desulfobulbaceae bacterium nucleotide sequence TTACCACCGATTAACGGACGCAATTCAATAATATCTAGCCCGGCAGTTGTAAATAATTCTTGGATAGAAATTTTCGTAAAAAATCTAAGGTGAGTTCGATCCATAATGCCGGCATCAACGTAATTCCATTTCCCATTCATTATTAACGGAAGCCACACAGTCCAATGACGTACATTCGGAATGGAAGCAACTAATTTCCCAGTTGGCGTCAAGTGTGTAGATAAATCATAAAGAGTCTGCCATGGATCAATAAGATGCTCCAATACATCTGCGCATACGACAAAATCGAAGGAATTGGTGGGGGGGATGAGCAGTTCCGAAATCCTGGTGCGGTTAAGGTCTGCACAGTGTACTTGATCCAGCTTTGTTAAAGCTTCATCTGCCGCTGTGCGGTCAATTTCGATTCCTATAACCTCTGATGCATAATTATTCTGTTTTAGAAAGGATCCAAAATTTCCGGCTCCGCAACCAATATCTAAAATGCGATTATTTCCTTTACTGATAAATTGGGCAATATTTTCACGCCGATTTTGATAGTAATTTGCAGAAGTATTACTGTGTTCTACAGGAGTTAGACTCATCATATATAACTCCTATTAAGATGAAGCAGTTTTATGTTTATAGAACAACTTAGATAACGGACTCCCCTTATACAATCTTATGAGCCAAAGTCCGACCCAAATAACAAAAAATGCCCCTATTGCAGCATGCCAGGGCCAAATATTGTTTGCGACATTATGTAAACTGATAATAGCGCTGATAATCATTACAGCAGGAATAATCATAGTTTTCATTGAACTATTCGGCATGCTAGAATATCGAAAAAGGAAAATGAAGTCAGTAAGTACTCGGAAAGTCCATGCCCAAGCAGCACCATAGAGACCAAAGAAGTGTATCGATACCCATAGAAGGGCCAGGAATGGACCAATTTCCAGAGTGTGAAATTTTGCAACAATGTCAGGCCGCCCCGTACCCTGCAGTAAAGAATATGGTATGTATGCTAAGCTGTTAGCCCATATTCCGAAGAGAAATATTTCTCCTAGAGGGGACGCTATTGTCGCTATATCTTTACCAACCCAGATAATCATGAATGGTTTCAGGAGAACAATTCCTAATATAATAATTGGCGTCATAATCATCACAAGTAATCTAAATGAATCTTCGGCTAAATGACTTGCATCCCCATGATGAGCAGCAGAGAATTTTGGAAAAAGTGCTCGTGACAGGCTTGAGGGTATAACTCTCGCTTTGGTAACCAATTGATATGGTAGGGTGTAGTGGGTAACAGCTTGTGCTCCTAGGATGGCACCAATCAGAAAACGGTCGATAGTTTCAAGCAAAGGACCAATCATGCCTGTTACAGCAACCCATCCACCATAGGAAAGTAATGAGTTGACAGCTTCTCTTGAAAATCTTGGCCGTCGACTTAATGGCACCGATGAATAACAGGCTACCAGAAATGGAATGTTCATGAATGCGCGGGACAATACTGCGGCGGGGATAACGACTGAAAGGCTTGGGCTATATATGTATGCAATGACGAGGGGCGCTACCTGAAAGACGATCGTACTTGCAATTTGTAGAATGTTGACAGTAAAAAAACGGTTTCTCCCCTCAAGTGCGCCGTTTAGAACGGAAGAAACCAAGGCGAGCGGAAGCGTAGCAATCATCCAGGGTAGAGCAGCGAGAGATTCAGCTTGGAATTCAGCTGGGATCTTTAGCACTCTTGTTAAAAGAAAAGAGCCAATGATCCAAAGAATAATTGCTGCTATCGTTCCGAGAACTGCATTGACAGAAAATGCACTCCAGAAAACAACTCCTCGCTCTTTGTCTGAAGCCTCACTGAGTCGTGCAAGATGATTTGCCGTCGCCTTGCCTAGTCCCATCTCCATAAAACCGAAATACCCCAAAATTAACCAGACAAGAGAGAGTACCCCATAGCGCACATCACCTAATGTTTTCAGATAAAGAGGCACCGTGACGAGTGTGACAAACATCGGGATGATTGAGCCGGCGAGGTTAATAATAGTATATTTGCGTATGCTCATTCAGTTTTCCATCTGATAATCGTATCGATAAAATCCGCTTTTCCTGGTTCCCCGTCCCAAGTTTCCAATTTGCCACATTCGTATGGTTCCCGTGCAATATATTGCAGGGAATGTCCACACAAATAACAAAGGAAAAGGACATCTGCCTCGGCATCGTTTTCAGTAAGCCCCATCTCCGTTAATAGTTTTCGCACCAGCCGGATGGTTGTTTTGGAGGGTCGGCGTTTCGATTCTGGAAGCGATAAGGTGAAATGGATCAGGTCATAACCGGGGGGGTAGGACTTATGGGCATACTCCCAATCGAAGACATAGAGTCGGTTATTCACCATGAAGGTATTCCACGGGGTAAAGTCACCATGGCAGAAAACTATCTCTGCCTTAATTGTTGGAGCAAGGCTGGAAATCTTCGAGAAGGCCTCTGCAAATCTTGTGTTCCATCCAGTTGGTAGGCGAATGGAATATTGTTCTGCCTGTTTGCGTATGTCTAGGAGGAACTGACTGCCTGCCAAGGTTTCTTTGTCCTTGGTACTCTTTGACATTAA carries:
- a CDS encoding flippase — translated: MSIRKYTIINLAGSIIPMFVTLVTVPLYLKTLGDVRYGVLSLVWLILGYFGFMEMGLGKATANHLARLSEASDKERGVVFWSAFSVNAVLGTIAAIILWIIGSFLLTRVLKIPAEFQAESLAALPWMIATLPLALVSSVLNGALEGRNRFFTVNILQIASTIVFQVAPLVIAYIYSPSLSVVIPAAVLSRAFMNIPFLVACYSSVPLSRRPRFSREAVNSLLSYGGWVAVTGMIGPLLETIDRFLIGAILGAQAVTHYTLPYQLVTKARVIPSSLSRALFPKFSAAHHGDASHLAEDSFRLLVMIMTPIIILGIVLLKPFMIIWVGKDIATIASPLGEIFLFGIWANSLAYIPYSLLQGTGRPDIVAKFHTLEIGPFLALLWVSIHFFGLYGAAWAWTFRVLTDFIFLFRYSSMPNSSMKTMIIPAVMIISAIISLHNVANNIWPWHAAIGAFFVIWVGLWLIRLYKGSPLSKLFYKHKTASS
- a CDS encoding class I SAM-dependent methyltransferase is translated as MMSLTPVEHSNTSANYYQNRRENIAQFISKGNNRILDIGCGAGNFGSFLKQNNYASEVIGIEIDRTAADEALTKLDQVHCADLNRTRISELLIPPTNSFDFVVCADVLEHLIDPWQTLYDLSTHLTPTGKLVASIPNVRHWTVWLPLIMNGKWNYVDAGIMDRTHLRFFTKISIQELFTTAGLDIIELRPLIGGKWKLVDQFSLQLLRDFITVQWVIVGTHKATSI
- a CDS encoding phosphotransferase, with the protein product LCPPVFSDLFSCSDLTYAFFTGTDSPHRKTTVQIMGADGGIKGFAKISLSPKIKELIAHEANCIDYVQSLRLESCCIPKMLLSAEISGAQILVTNTEKTRYSKSPTVFMALHKGFLSELMSKSTKDKETLAGSQFLLDIRKQAEQYSIRLPTGWNTRFAEAFSKISSLAPTIKAEIVFCHGDFTPWNTFMVNNRLYVFDWEYAHKSYPPGYDLIHFTLSLPESKRRPSKTTIRLVRKLLTEMGLTENDAEADVLFLCYLCGHSLQYIAREPYECGKLETWDGEPGKADFIDTIIRWKTE